The following are from one region of the Carassius gibelio isolate Cgi1373 ecotype wild population from Czech Republic chromosome A13, carGib1.2-hapl.c, whole genome shotgun sequence genome:
- the LOC128026476 gene encoding echinoderm microtubule-associated protein-like 4 isoform X4, whose translation MDGFAGSLDDSISAASTSDVQDRLSSLELRVQQQEDELTVMKAALAEVLRRLAQSEDSAAAAKKQQSSKGQTPLRESYSMSCIANGSSSGRKSHRDTSTVSIAKKETFSSAAKSGGERKKDKPPMEGIREKEEPPPANDKTPSAPSTPQAPSPSSNPPSPHPPQPQRQLSENKGSTPAKSRGGSGKRGGIERSQSSTWDSGEENRNKLVKAASTSKLLSKVVKNAEKHRDPVISQAKMSTREKNNQEGEYIKMFMRGRPITMFIPSDVENYDDVRTELPPERLKLEWVYGYRGRDCRANVYLLPTGEIVYFIASVVVLFNYEERTQRHYLGHTDCVKCLAVHPDKIRIATGQLAGVDKDGRPLQPHVRVWDSVSLSTLQIIGLGTFERGVGSLAFSKADSGIHLSVIDDSNEHMLTVWDWQKKSKIAELKTTNEVVLAVEFHPTDANTIVTCGKSHIFFWTWNGPSLARKQGIFGKYEKPKFVQCLAFLNNGDILTGDSGGIMLIWTRSTAEPAPGKGPKGAFQITRQIKAHDGSVFTLCQMRNGTLLTGGGKDHKIILWDHDLNPERDIEVPDQYGTIRAVAEGKGEQFLVGTSRNFILRGTFNDGFQVEVQGHTDELWGLAAHPFKDLFLTCAQDRQVCLWSSVDHTLEWTRLLDEHGHCADFHPSGSVVAIGTHSGKWYALDAETRDLVAIHTDGNEQLSLLRYSVDGTLLAVGSHDNFIYLYTVSDKGRKYSRYGKCTGHSSYITHLDWSPDNKFIMSNSGDYEILYWDIPNGCKLIPNRSECKDIDWATYTCVLGFQVFGVWPEGSDGTDINALVRSHNRKVIALADDFCKVHLFQYPCSRPKAPSHKYSAHSSHVTNVSFMHSDSHLISTGGKDMSIMQWRLVEKTSPLVHSDSSLGLGDSLLHNSTPSTLASVPSVPHTPTEPMPVPASLPISTQPNTPPPTPTEPLNTVTPNGQQDGSPETPPPSDEATPTSDSTLSPKDSLEPSDDTATPSDEGTTFNPPL comes from the exons ATGACAGTATTTCAGCAGCGAGCACGTCAGATGTGCAGGATCGCCTGTCGTCTCTTGAGCTGCGGGTGCAGCAGCAGGAAGATGAGCTGACGGTGATGAAGGCCGCACTGGCAGAAGTGCTCAGACGTCTGGCTCAGTCGGAGGACTCAGCCGCCGCTGCCAAAAAACAGCAGAGCAGCAAAG GTCAGACCCCGCTGCGTGAGTCCTATTCAATGTCCTGTATTGCCAATGGCAGTTCCAGTGGCCGCAAATCTCACAGAGATACTTCCACAGTGTCTATAGCAAAGAAAGAGACCTTCTCTTCTGCTGCTAAGAG TGGTGGCGAGCGTAAAAAAGACAAGCCTCCGATGGAGGGGATCAGGGAGAAAGAGGAGCCTCCACCAGCTAACGATAAAACCCCCTCAGCACCCAGCACCCCTCAGGCACCGTCCCCTTCCAGCAACCCTCCCTCCCCTCATCCCCCACAGCCTCAAAGACAGCTCTCGGAGAACAAGGGGTCAACCCCGGCCAAAAG CAGGGGTGGCAGTGGGAAGCGTGGAGGAATTGAGCGTTCTCAAAGTAGCACATGGGACAGCGGAGAGGAGAACAGGAATAAGCTGGTGAAAGCAGCCTCCACCTCCAAACTGCTGTCCAAAGTGGTGAAGAATGCAGAGAA ACACAGAGATCCAGTCATCAGCCAAG CTAAAATGTCAACCCGTGAAAAAAACAATCAAG AGggagaatatattaaaatgttcatgcgaGGACGACCCATCACAATGTTTATCCCATCGGACGTGGAGAATTACGACGATGTCCGAACCGAACTTCCCCCAGAGAGACTCAAACTGGAGTGGGT ATATGGCTACAGGGGACGTGACTGTCGTGCAAATGTGTACTTGCTTCCTACCGGGGAGATTGTGTATTTCATCGCCTCGGTGGTTGTGCTCTTCAACTATGAGGAGAGGACACAGAGGCACTATTTAGGACACACTGACTGTGTCAAATG TCTTGCTGTTCATCCAGATAAGATCCGTATCGCCACAGGACAGTTGGCAGGCGTGGATAAAGATGGCAGG CCGCTTCAGCCTCACGTCAGAGTTTGGGACTCGGTCAGTCTGTCCACGCTGCAGATCATCGGCCTCGGCACTTTTGAGAGAGGAGTCGGATCCCTCGCTTTCTCTAAAGCT gactcGGGCATTCATCTCAGTGTGATTGATGACTCTAATGAGCACATGCTCACTGTGTGGGACTGGCAGAAGAAATCAAAAATCGCTGAGCTTAAG ACAACCAATGAAGTGGTCTTAGCGGTGGAGTTTCACCCGACTGACGCCAACACCATTGTCACTTGTGGGAAATCCCATATCTTCTTCTGGACCTGGAACGGTCCCTCACTCGCCCGCAAACAAGGCATCTTTGGC AAATACGAGAAGCCCAAATTTGTGCAGTGTTTGGCCTTCCTTAATAATGGAGACATCCTAACCGGAGACTCGGGAGGAATCATGCTGATATGGACCCGCAGCACCGCTGAACCTGCACCAGGGAAAGGGCCCAAAG GAGCGTTTCAGATCACGCGGCAGATCAAGGCTCACGACGGCAGCGTCTTCACTCTGTGTCAGATGAGGAACGGCACTCTGCTCACAGGGGGCGGCAAAGACCACAAGATCATCCTGTGGGACCACGACCTCAATCCAGAGAGAGACATCGAG GTCCCAGATCAGTATGGCACTATTCGTGCAGTAGCCGAGGGCAAGGGGGAGCAGTTTCTGGTGGGCACCTCACGCAACTTCATTCTGAGAGGCACCTTCAACGACGGATTCCAGGTGGAAGTGCAG GGACACACGGATGAGCTGTGGGGTCTGGCCGCCCACCCGTTCAAAGACTTGTTCCTCACCTGTGCTCAGGACAGACAGGTGTGTCTGTGGAGCTCAGTGGACCACACACTGGAGTGGACCAGACTGCTGGAC gaGCACGGGCACTGCGCAGATTTCCATCCTAGCGGTTCGGTTGTTGCTATTGGTACTCACTCAGGGAA GTGGTATGCTCTGGACGCAGAGACCCGAGACCTGGTGGCCATTCACACAGACGGCAATGAGCAGCTGTCATTACTGCGCTACTCTGTCG ATGGCACCCTGCTGGCAGTGGGATCACATGATAACTTCATTTACCTCTACACGGTGTCGGATAAGGGACGCAAGTACAGCAGATACGGGAAATGCACT GGACATTCCAGCTACATTACACATCTTGACTGGTCCCCCGACAACAAGTTCATCATGTCCAACTCAGGGGACTACGAAATCCTTTACT GGGACATTCCAAACGGTTGTAAGTTGATTCCTAACCGTTCTGAGTGCAAGGACATCGACTGGGCCACATATACCTGCGTGCTAGGATTCCAAGTCTTTG GTGTTTGGCCGGAAGGTTCAGATGGGACGGATATCAATGCCCTTGTGCGTTCTCACAACAGGAAGGTGATCGCTCTGGCTGATGACTTCTGTAAAGTGCACCTTTTCCAGTACCCCTGCTCAAGACCGAAG GCCCCAAGCCATAAGTACAGCGCCCACAGCAGTCACGTGACAAACGTGAGCTTCATGCACAGTGACAGTCACCTGATTTCGACAGGCGGCAAGGACATGAGCATCATGCAGTGGCGTCTGGTGGAGAAAACCTCACCCTTGGTGCACAGCGACTCCAGCCTGGGCCTGGGCGATTCCCTGCTGCACAACTCCACACCTAGCACCCTGGCGTCGGTACCCAGTGTTCCCCACACACCTACTGAGCCCATGCCGGTGCCAGCCTCGCTACCCATCAGCACCCAACCCAACACTCCCCCTCCCACTCCCACCGAACCACTGAACACGGTTACTCCTAATGGACAGCAGGACGGCTCCCCTGAAACCCCGCCCCCTTCGGATGAGGCAACGCCCACATCCGACAGCACCCTGAGCCCCAAGGACAGCCTAGAGCCTAGCGACGATACAGCCACACCCAGTGATGAGGGCACGACCTTTAACCCGCCCTTATAA
- the LOC128026476 gene encoding echinoderm microtubule-associated protein-like 4 isoform X2, giving the protein MEDNTTGLAPVCNSAATLNHHCTDDSISAASTSDVQDRLSSLELRVQQQEDELTVMKAALAEVLRRLAQSEDSAAAAKKQQSSKGQTPLRESYSMSCIANGSSSGRKSHRDTSTVSIAKKETFSSAAKSGGERKKDKPPMEGIREKEEPPPANDKTPSAPSTPQAPSPSSNPPSPHPPQPQRQLSENKGSTPAKRGGSGKRGGIERSQSSTWDSGEENRNKLVKAASTSKLLSKVVKNAEKHRDPVISQAKMSTREKNNQEGEYIKMFMRGRPITMFIPSDVENYDDVRTELPPERLKLEWVYGYRGRDCRANVYLLPTGEIVYFIASVVVLFNYEERTQRHYLGHTDCVKCLAVHPDKIRIATGQLAGVDKDGRPLQPHVRVWDSVSLSTLQIIGLGTFERGVGSLAFSKADSGIHLSVIDDSNEHMLTVWDWQKKSKIAELKTTNEVVLAVEFHPTDANTIVTCGKSHIFFWTWNGPSLARKQGIFGKYEKPKFVQCLAFLNNGDILTGDSGGIMLIWTRSTAEPAPGKGPKGAFQITRQIKAHDGSVFTLCQMRNGTLLTGGGKDHKIILWDHDLNPERDIEVPDQYGTIRAVAEGKGEQFLVGTSRNFILRGTFNDGFQVEVQGHTDELWGLAAHPFKDLFLTCAQDRQVCLWSSVDHTLEWTRLLDEHGHCADFHPSGSVVAIGTHSGKWYALDAETRDLVAIHTDGNEQLSLLRYSVDGTLLAVGSHDNFIYLYTVSDKGRKYSRYGKCTGHSSYITHLDWSPDNKFIMSNSGDYEILYWDIPNGCKLIPNRSECKDIDWATYTCVLGFQVFGVWPEGSDGTDINALVRSHNRKVIALADDFCKVHLFQYPCSRPKAPSHKYSAHSSHVTNVSFMHSDSHLISTGGKDMSIMQWRLVEKTSPLVHSDSSLGLGDSLLHNSTPSTLASVPSVPHTPTEPMPVPASLPISTQPNTPPPTPTEPLNTVTPNGQQDGSPETPPPSDEATPTSDSTLSPKDSLEPSDDTATPSDEGTTFNPPL; this is encoded by the exons ATGACAGTATTTCAGCAGCGAGCACGTCAGATGTGCAGGATCGCCTGTCGTCTCTTGAGCTGCGGGTGCAGCAGCAGGAAGATGAGCTGACGGTGATGAAGGCCGCACTGGCAGAAGTGCTCAGACGTCTGGCTCAGTCGGAGGACTCAGCCGCCGCTGCCAAAAAACAGCAGAGCAGCAAAG GTCAGACCCCGCTGCGTGAGTCCTATTCAATGTCCTGTATTGCCAATGGCAGTTCCAGTGGCCGCAAATCTCACAGAGATACTTCCACAGTGTCTATAGCAAAGAAAGAGACCTTCTCTTCTGCTGCTAAGAG TGGTGGCGAGCGTAAAAAAGACAAGCCTCCGATGGAGGGGATCAGGGAGAAAGAGGAGCCTCCACCAGCTAACGATAAAACCCCCTCAGCACCCAGCACCCCTCAGGCACCGTCCCCTTCCAGCAACCCTCCCTCCCCTCATCCCCCACAGCCTCAAAGACAGCTCTCGGAGAACAAGGGGTCAACCCCGGCCAAAAG GGGTGGCAGTGGGAAGCGTGGAGGAATTGAGCGTTCTCAAAGTAGCACATGGGACAGCGGAGAGGAGAACAGGAATAAGCTGGTGAAAGCAGCCTCCACCTCCAAACTGCTGTCCAAAGTGGTGAAGAATGCAGAGAA ACACAGAGATCCAGTCATCAGCCAAG CTAAAATGTCAACCCGTGAAAAAAACAATCAAG AGggagaatatattaaaatgttcatgcgaGGACGACCCATCACAATGTTTATCCCATCGGACGTGGAGAATTACGACGATGTCCGAACCGAACTTCCCCCAGAGAGACTCAAACTGGAGTGGGT ATATGGCTACAGGGGACGTGACTGTCGTGCAAATGTGTACTTGCTTCCTACCGGGGAGATTGTGTATTTCATCGCCTCGGTGGTTGTGCTCTTCAACTATGAGGAGAGGACACAGAGGCACTATTTAGGACACACTGACTGTGTCAAATG TCTTGCTGTTCATCCAGATAAGATCCGTATCGCCACAGGACAGTTGGCAGGCGTGGATAAAGATGGCAGG CCGCTTCAGCCTCACGTCAGAGTTTGGGACTCGGTCAGTCTGTCCACGCTGCAGATCATCGGCCTCGGCACTTTTGAGAGAGGAGTCGGATCCCTCGCTTTCTCTAAAGCT gactcGGGCATTCATCTCAGTGTGATTGATGACTCTAATGAGCACATGCTCACTGTGTGGGACTGGCAGAAGAAATCAAAAATCGCTGAGCTTAAG ACAACCAATGAAGTGGTCTTAGCGGTGGAGTTTCACCCGACTGACGCCAACACCATTGTCACTTGTGGGAAATCCCATATCTTCTTCTGGACCTGGAACGGTCCCTCACTCGCCCGCAAACAAGGCATCTTTGGC AAATACGAGAAGCCCAAATTTGTGCAGTGTTTGGCCTTCCTTAATAATGGAGACATCCTAACCGGAGACTCGGGAGGAATCATGCTGATATGGACCCGCAGCACCGCTGAACCTGCACCAGGGAAAGGGCCCAAAG GAGCGTTTCAGATCACGCGGCAGATCAAGGCTCACGACGGCAGCGTCTTCACTCTGTGTCAGATGAGGAACGGCACTCTGCTCACAGGGGGCGGCAAAGACCACAAGATCATCCTGTGGGACCACGACCTCAATCCAGAGAGAGACATCGAG GTCCCAGATCAGTATGGCACTATTCGTGCAGTAGCCGAGGGCAAGGGGGAGCAGTTTCTGGTGGGCACCTCACGCAACTTCATTCTGAGAGGCACCTTCAACGACGGATTCCAGGTGGAAGTGCAG GGACACACGGATGAGCTGTGGGGTCTGGCCGCCCACCCGTTCAAAGACTTGTTCCTCACCTGTGCTCAGGACAGACAGGTGTGTCTGTGGAGCTCAGTGGACCACACACTGGAGTGGACCAGACTGCTGGAC gaGCACGGGCACTGCGCAGATTTCCATCCTAGCGGTTCGGTTGTTGCTATTGGTACTCACTCAGGGAA GTGGTATGCTCTGGACGCAGAGACCCGAGACCTGGTGGCCATTCACACAGACGGCAATGAGCAGCTGTCATTACTGCGCTACTCTGTCG ATGGCACCCTGCTGGCAGTGGGATCACATGATAACTTCATTTACCTCTACACGGTGTCGGATAAGGGACGCAAGTACAGCAGATACGGGAAATGCACT GGACATTCCAGCTACATTACACATCTTGACTGGTCCCCCGACAACAAGTTCATCATGTCCAACTCAGGGGACTACGAAATCCTTTACT GGGACATTCCAAACGGTTGTAAGTTGATTCCTAACCGTTCTGAGTGCAAGGACATCGACTGGGCCACATATACCTGCGTGCTAGGATTCCAAGTCTTTG GTGTTTGGCCGGAAGGTTCAGATGGGACGGATATCAATGCCCTTGTGCGTTCTCACAACAGGAAGGTGATCGCTCTGGCTGATGACTTCTGTAAAGTGCACCTTTTCCAGTACCCCTGCTCAAGACCGAAG GCCCCAAGCCATAAGTACAGCGCCCACAGCAGTCACGTGACAAACGTGAGCTTCATGCACAGTGACAGTCACCTGATTTCGACAGGCGGCAAGGACATGAGCATCATGCAGTGGCGTCTGGTGGAGAAAACCTCACCCTTGGTGCACAGCGACTCCAGCCTGGGCCTGGGCGATTCCCTGCTGCACAACTCCACACCTAGCACCCTGGCGTCGGTACCCAGTGTTCCCCACACACCTACTGAGCCCATGCCGGTGCCAGCCTCGCTACCCATCAGCACCCAACCCAACACTCCCCCTCCCACTCCCACCGAACCACTGAACACGGTTACTCCTAATGGACAGCAGGACGGCTCCCCTGAAACCCCGCCCCCTTCGGATGAGGCAACGCCCACATCCGACAGCACCCTGAGCCCCAAGGACAGCCTAGAGCCTAGCGACGATACAGCCACACCCAGTGATGAGGGCACGACCTTTAACCCGCCCTTATAA
- the LOC128026476 gene encoding echinoderm microtubule-associated protein-like 4 isoform X3, whose product MEDNTTGLAPVCNSAATLNHHCTDDSISAASTSDVQDRLSSLELRVQQQEDELTVMKAALAEVLRRLAQSEDSAAAAKKQQSSKGQTPLRESYSMSCIANGSSSGRKSHRDTSTVSIAKKETFSSAAKSGGERKKDKPPMEGIREKEEPPPANDKTPSAPSTPQAPSPSSNPPSPHPPQPQRQLSENKGSTPAKSRGGSGKRGGIERSQSSTWDSGEENRNKLVKAASTSKLLSKVVKNAEKHRDPVISQEGEYIKMFMRGRPITMFIPSDVENYDDVRTELPPERLKLEWVYGYRGRDCRANVYLLPTGEIVYFIASVVVLFNYEERTQRHYLGHTDCVKCLAVHPDKIRIATGQLAGVDKDGRPLQPHVRVWDSVSLSTLQIIGLGTFERGVGSLAFSKADSGIHLSVIDDSNEHMLTVWDWQKKSKIAELKTTNEVVLAVEFHPTDANTIVTCGKSHIFFWTWNGPSLARKQGIFGKYEKPKFVQCLAFLNNGDILTGDSGGIMLIWTRSTAEPAPGKGPKGAFQITRQIKAHDGSVFTLCQMRNGTLLTGGGKDHKIILWDHDLNPERDIEVPDQYGTIRAVAEGKGEQFLVGTSRNFILRGTFNDGFQVEVQGHTDELWGLAAHPFKDLFLTCAQDRQVCLWSSVDHTLEWTRLLDEHGHCADFHPSGSVVAIGTHSGKWYALDAETRDLVAIHTDGNEQLSLLRYSVDGTLLAVGSHDNFIYLYTVSDKGRKYSRYGKCTGHSSYITHLDWSPDNKFIMSNSGDYEILYWDIPNGCKLIPNRSECKDIDWATYTCVLGFQVFGVWPEGSDGTDINALVRSHNRKVIALADDFCKVHLFQYPCSRPKAPSHKYSAHSSHVTNVSFMHSDSHLISTGGKDMSIMQWRLVEKTSPLVHSDSSLGLGDSLLHNSTPSTLASVPSVPHTPTEPMPVPASLPISTQPNTPPPTPTEPLNTVTPNGQQDGSPETPPPSDEATPTSDSTLSPKDSLEPSDDTATPSDEGTTFNPPL is encoded by the exons ATGACAGTATTTCAGCAGCGAGCACGTCAGATGTGCAGGATCGCCTGTCGTCTCTTGAGCTGCGGGTGCAGCAGCAGGAAGATGAGCTGACGGTGATGAAGGCCGCACTGGCAGAAGTGCTCAGACGTCTGGCTCAGTCGGAGGACTCAGCCGCCGCTGCCAAAAAACAGCAGAGCAGCAAAG GTCAGACCCCGCTGCGTGAGTCCTATTCAATGTCCTGTATTGCCAATGGCAGTTCCAGTGGCCGCAAATCTCACAGAGATACTTCCACAGTGTCTATAGCAAAGAAAGAGACCTTCTCTTCTGCTGCTAAGAG TGGTGGCGAGCGTAAAAAAGACAAGCCTCCGATGGAGGGGATCAGGGAGAAAGAGGAGCCTCCACCAGCTAACGATAAAACCCCCTCAGCACCCAGCACCCCTCAGGCACCGTCCCCTTCCAGCAACCCTCCCTCCCCTCATCCCCCACAGCCTCAAAGACAGCTCTCGGAGAACAAGGGGTCAACCCCGGCCAAAAG CAGGGGTGGCAGTGGGAAGCGTGGAGGAATTGAGCGTTCTCAAAGTAGCACATGGGACAGCGGAGAGGAGAACAGGAATAAGCTGGTGAAAGCAGCCTCCACCTCCAAACTGCTGTCCAAAGTGGTGAAGAATGCAGAGAA ACACAGAGATCCAGTCATCAGCCAAG AGggagaatatattaaaatgttcatgcgaGGACGACCCATCACAATGTTTATCCCATCGGACGTGGAGAATTACGACGATGTCCGAACCGAACTTCCCCCAGAGAGACTCAAACTGGAGTGGGT ATATGGCTACAGGGGACGTGACTGTCGTGCAAATGTGTACTTGCTTCCTACCGGGGAGATTGTGTATTTCATCGCCTCGGTGGTTGTGCTCTTCAACTATGAGGAGAGGACACAGAGGCACTATTTAGGACACACTGACTGTGTCAAATG TCTTGCTGTTCATCCAGATAAGATCCGTATCGCCACAGGACAGTTGGCAGGCGTGGATAAAGATGGCAGG CCGCTTCAGCCTCACGTCAGAGTTTGGGACTCGGTCAGTCTGTCCACGCTGCAGATCATCGGCCTCGGCACTTTTGAGAGAGGAGTCGGATCCCTCGCTTTCTCTAAAGCT gactcGGGCATTCATCTCAGTGTGATTGATGACTCTAATGAGCACATGCTCACTGTGTGGGACTGGCAGAAGAAATCAAAAATCGCTGAGCTTAAG ACAACCAATGAAGTGGTCTTAGCGGTGGAGTTTCACCCGACTGACGCCAACACCATTGTCACTTGTGGGAAATCCCATATCTTCTTCTGGACCTGGAACGGTCCCTCACTCGCCCGCAAACAAGGCATCTTTGGC AAATACGAGAAGCCCAAATTTGTGCAGTGTTTGGCCTTCCTTAATAATGGAGACATCCTAACCGGAGACTCGGGAGGAATCATGCTGATATGGACCCGCAGCACCGCTGAACCTGCACCAGGGAAAGGGCCCAAAG GAGCGTTTCAGATCACGCGGCAGATCAAGGCTCACGACGGCAGCGTCTTCACTCTGTGTCAGATGAGGAACGGCACTCTGCTCACAGGGGGCGGCAAAGACCACAAGATCATCCTGTGGGACCACGACCTCAATCCAGAGAGAGACATCGAG GTCCCAGATCAGTATGGCACTATTCGTGCAGTAGCCGAGGGCAAGGGGGAGCAGTTTCTGGTGGGCACCTCACGCAACTTCATTCTGAGAGGCACCTTCAACGACGGATTCCAGGTGGAAGTGCAG GGACACACGGATGAGCTGTGGGGTCTGGCCGCCCACCCGTTCAAAGACTTGTTCCTCACCTGTGCTCAGGACAGACAGGTGTGTCTGTGGAGCTCAGTGGACCACACACTGGAGTGGACCAGACTGCTGGAC gaGCACGGGCACTGCGCAGATTTCCATCCTAGCGGTTCGGTTGTTGCTATTGGTACTCACTCAGGGAA GTGGTATGCTCTGGACGCAGAGACCCGAGACCTGGTGGCCATTCACACAGACGGCAATGAGCAGCTGTCATTACTGCGCTACTCTGTCG ATGGCACCCTGCTGGCAGTGGGATCACATGATAACTTCATTTACCTCTACACGGTGTCGGATAAGGGACGCAAGTACAGCAGATACGGGAAATGCACT GGACATTCCAGCTACATTACACATCTTGACTGGTCCCCCGACAACAAGTTCATCATGTCCAACTCAGGGGACTACGAAATCCTTTACT GGGACATTCCAAACGGTTGTAAGTTGATTCCTAACCGTTCTGAGTGCAAGGACATCGACTGGGCCACATATACCTGCGTGCTAGGATTCCAAGTCTTTG GTGTTTGGCCGGAAGGTTCAGATGGGACGGATATCAATGCCCTTGTGCGTTCTCACAACAGGAAGGTGATCGCTCTGGCTGATGACTTCTGTAAAGTGCACCTTTTCCAGTACCCCTGCTCAAGACCGAAG GCCCCAAGCCATAAGTACAGCGCCCACAGCAGTCACGTGACAAACGTGAGCTTCATGCACAGTGACAGTCACCTGATTTCGACAGGCGGCAAGGACATGAGCATCATGCAGTGGCGTCTGGTGGAGAAAACCTCACCCTTGGTGCACAGCGACTCCAGCCTGGGCCTGGGCGATTCCCTGCTGCACAACTCCACACCTAGCACCCTGGCGTCGGTACCCAGTGTTCCCCACACACCTACTGAGCCCATGCCGGTGCCAGCCTCGCTACCCATCAGCACCCAACCCAACACTCCCCCTCCCACTCCCACCGAACCACTGAACACGGTTACTCCTAATGGACAGCAGGACGGCTCCCCTGAAACCCCGCCCCCTTCGGATGAGGCAACGCCCACATCCGACAGCACCCTGAGCCCCAAGGACAGCCTAGAGCCTAGCGACGATACAGCCACACCCAGTGATGAGGGCACGACCTTTAACCCGCCCTTATAA